The bacterium genome window below encodes:
- a CDS encoding PQQ-binding-like beta-propeller repeat protein has product MRDRLLVLLIVLFCLGGSAALGQEWYVRVNSDDINAVSGEGDSLWVVTNSGGTLLWDLGSFELDKFLKSQPDLYSDEEDASATVRVWVREELLTNSFTSVAVGPSDTVWLGCNEGINVVDTSSHNAWEFGISTFTVWNSSLPSNQITTIEARPGTDEVWIGTQDAGIAVYDVDMGTWHVYSTADGLASNSINCIYFDDHERAWIGTDSGVTQINMNFDPWTYGTYTTADGLPSNFVTGILEVPCCWIWFTTDNGAARVDLNDNWDTYGTWTDANFVSNDLRGIVGVDDELWMWSELGIIVHDITGGGWSCYTTADTGGDLCSDDVRDVFDTGGNLVAGTHGGLCEYDGGWYCFWEEHLASNDLRAIACQEGEIWFGTYGAGANLLGGWDVNEGMPGAWETYSYAASNAIASNYINDIALDDRIGEGVVWFATNLGVSFFDKGSVWETFDTTNTGGALPSNHVMAVALDPRPATGGVIRTWFGTDNGLACYTTGSTVWDTYTTANSGLPSNYVTSLAGEVRGNGYYLWIGTNWGVAVLDVVNDTWTTYDTGNSGILSENVRSLLVDGEGSVWIGTTNGISILDLPNTWTSIRTSTPGSGLGSNTINAVIQGSGNWFWIATSRGLTKFDKWSMTGTRFLPTNSGLINGNVYDLCYQSCVGIWAATRGGASALRQGMPILSDESVEPALGGPLDDYTFTVHFEDFDGFAPLSGTLTVGAREYTMTLGSGTPDNGDYSATISLEPGHWTFFFEFVDSDGCLVRYPTGSGVFEGPDIYDAFEPDDMCIDARLIWANGTVYGGHNLIPLASDVDWFYFRGEAYIDYTITIAPATDSSVVVEIYESDCTTGPLETGDSTAPFVFTPDEGAYYFLRLLDQGSSTASGGAYSLSISGNQWPMMGHLYTRVATISAIGPQGYCDVLTYSTGPTIASSPAVDPAGNLYFGASYGRLVSLDPSFNERWVFESGDSEPVMVSPALSPDGSAVYFGAQDGYFYAVNTATGAMDWDFGAGAEILSSPVVDPDGNVYFACYDGVVYSLNAAGGSRWSTSVSCSFLNSSPTLSHTGVLYIGSTEGILYALATSDGDINWSYDVSYPVRSTPTVDGDGNVYFGADDGNLYCLNPGGMLRWTFETQGAIEGHGALGETGRYYFGSTDGVFYALDCTATVAVVGWSRDVGGAVLGPAVDGKGTVFFGSASGMLYSSTAVGVLSWSHDVGSPITSSLAIGQDHQLFFVAGYNTVYGVHCDNVDPALSFPGVSPTMGMFGEMFTYSVYYSDVNGDDASKHFVVIDGQPIIMSYQTTTGGYIYRTESMVVGAHTYYFYFEDGYGGKARAPDTGVYYGPIVDDARPRSQCSSPIGTNQPMIEVDFVAADDGSGVSSTSLYYAFSADGGNWPSIGDATDTGQSLVGDTGTFVFVPPDGAGYYAFYTVATDRAGFVEDTPLYYYDTITLYDPDPPESEVVNLPGAFGSTPFDVTFRVRDNFSNTFTIRLYYRYDNGNWVDSGLDTFTISGFDPGSAYWNGSFQFDATYGQGRYEFFTVASDEMGNTQDYAAAMALSKFTYYDVITPESKASCQAYTRTLPISATFTANDDLSGVEGLTVYYRYKGETDWTEATEFDLGGPWQSISGSFTFNPAITGGYYGEGTYSFYTTARDAAQNSEPMPQADNDPDCAIVYDATAPRSHTSASGLYTGGTIPVAFYGSDNVAGLSEVRLFYNHGGDAYVRSTYVSSDDVGVFDFTPANGDGAYHFYTIATDKCGNVEAPPITFDSMITLDSLPPTSYSYCSGNSFMVPIPVYFSASDVVSAVTNVALWFRFGDGAWVDSGMSMEGTSGMFEFVPFFGRGRYEFQTISTDAVGHTEAFKDEADCYTDLIYGKPSSRGSCDPYTNESPIVVSYSTSPNAASIRLIYLYQYNDDWEDATVATVGTPYTLEFEPKEGEGTYWFRLLASDASGDEEGIKSIDCQTIYDVSIPESSCAAPEATWKHYVDIQFTTDDLWSGVDIVDLWYRYEDPSDATRDVGWTKTAQKQTAESGTFRFVFMHGLGIYRFYTQATDRAGNLEPTPLTPKATVRYEIGAPTSRCWVETRPYSTHITNEKDAPIEVLFEASDANGNSSGIREVKLYYAYLMTPPDPIDDWTADSIEWRYTGQAVAPDAGSIFFYPQDGNGFYGFYTQAVDFAGNEQERPLLKFDVPLGVPFWDAYVTYDVIAPVSECATAQGAVDSGSIVITYQADDDPFLSDSWPELDYDTSGIAIVRLWYNFNGGGWTECLDPSYWGYGKQGTFYFVPPLGDGTYGFCTVAEDVAGNAENLPQTPDCSVLYGEFAPQIDFSATSHDFGVLSIGASADWQLRVFNVGTADLVVTNMFVDNPDTFSVSPTSMVIAAGDWGNVTVSFEPWATGVTEATLTIACNDDNSRTNTISLTGTGVAPLGPTLVLRTPARVVRPGEELQMSIGLAGIYEELDADLYVAVQLPTGELLYYPSWSFEPSGLSVSLPAGFNLAPTPFLRMQYTEGSLPRGEYKLFAGLVEPGTQFELISSIAEASWVLY; this is encoded by the coding sequence ATGCGAGATAGATTACTAGTATTGCTCATCGTGCTGTTTTGCCTAGGGGGATCGGCGGCCCTAGGCCAGGAATGGTATGTTCGCGTGAACAGTGACGACATCAATGCCGTCTCTGGCGAGGGTGACTCGCTTTGGGTAGTAACCAACAGCGGGGGGACTCTCCTCTGGGACCTTGGTTCCTTTGAGCTTGACAAGTTTTTGAAGTCTCAACCTGACCTTTACTCCGACGAGGAGGACGCGAGCGCCACTGTGCGCGTCTGGGTTAGGGAGGAGCTTTTGACGAACTCGTTCACCTCCGTTGCGGTTGGGCCTTCGGACACGGTTTGGCTGGGCTGCAACGAGGGCATCAACGTGGTCGATACGTCGTCTCACAATGCGTGGGAGTTTGGCATTTCGACGTTCACGGTCTGGAACTCGTCGCTTCCCTCCAACCAGATTACGACGATCGAGGCGCGCCCGGGCACCGACGAGGTGTGGATTGGGACGCAGGACGCTGGGATTGCTGTTTATGACGTGGATATGGGCACGTGGCATGTTTACAGCACTGCGGATGGGCTTGCCTCAAACAGCATAAACTGCATCTACTTTGACGATCACGAGCGGGCTTGGATCGGGACCGATTCGGGCGTTACGCAGATCAATATGAACTTTGACCCGTGGACCTACGGGACATATACAACCGCCGATGGCCTTCCATCGAACTTCGTGACAGGCATTCTTGAGGTTCCATGCTGCTGGATATGGTTCACGACCGACAACGGCGCGGCGCGGGTTGACCTGAACGACAATTGGGACACTTACGGTACCTGGACGGATGCGAATTTTGTCTCGAACGACCTGCGGGGGATAGTTGGGGTTGATGACGAGCTCTGGATGTGGTCTGAACTTGGAATAATTGTGCATGACATCACCGGTGGGGGATGGAGCTGCTACACGACCGCCGACACCGGCGGAGACCTCTGCTCGGACGACGTCAGGGACGTCTTCGACACCGGCGGAAACCTCGTCGCTGGGACGCACGGTGGATTGTGCGAATATGACGGCGGGTGGTACTGCTTCTGGGAAGAGCACCTCGCCTCAAACGACCTGCGTGCAATCGCCTGTCAGGAAGGCGAGATATGGTTCGGGACCTATGGAGCGGGCGCCAACCTGCTCGGCGGCTGGGATGTCAACGAGGGCATGCCCGGCGCGTGGGAGACTTACTCTTACGCTGCGAGCAATGCGATCGCCTCCAATTATATAAATGACATAGCGCTGGATGACAGGATCGGTGAAGGCGTCGTCTGGTTTGCGACAAACTTGGGCGTCAGCTTCTTTGATAAGGGGTCGGTTTGGGAGACCTTCGATACGACCAACACGGGCGGTGCGCTGCCGTCTAACCACGTGATGGCGGTTGCGCTTGACCCAAGACCTGCGACCGGCGGCGTCATAAGGACTTGGTTTGGCACGGACAATGGCCTGGCATGTTACACGACCGGCTCGACCGTGTGGGATACATATACGACGGCGAATAGCGGCCTTCCTTCCAATTACGTAACGAGCCTCGCGGGTGAGGTCAGAGGTAACGGCTATTATCTCTGGATTGGGACCAACTGGGGCGTTGCGGTTCTGGACGTTGTGAACGACACCTGGACTACTTATGACACTGGTAACAGCGGTATTCTCTCTGAGAACGTGCGCAGCCTCTTGGTCGATGGGGAAGGCTCGGTCTGGATCGGTACCACTAATGGCATCAGCATCCTTGACCTGCCCAATACTTGGACGTCAATCAGGACGAGCACGCCGGGCTCTGGCCTCGGTAGCAATACCATCAACGCGGTGATTCAGGGCTCTGGCAATTGGTTTTGGATCGCCACAAGCCGCGGCCTGACCAAGTTCGACAAATGGAGCATGACGGGCACGCGATTTCTCCCCACCAACAGTGGACTTATCAATGGCAACGTTTACGACCTGTGTTATCAGTCGTGCGTAGGCATCTGGGCCGCAACCAGAGGAGGCGCCTCGGCGCTGAGGCAGGGGATGCCGATTCTTTCCGACGAGTCGGTTGAGCCGGCGCTGGGCGGGCCGCTTGATGATTATACATTCACGGTTCATTTCGAGGACTTCGACGGGTTTGCGCCGTTATCAGGGACGCTGACCGTTGGCGCGAGGGAATACACGATGACGCTGGGCTCGGGCACACCTGACAACGGGGATTACTCCGCGACGATCAGCCTCGAGCCGGGACATTGGACTTTCTTCTTCGAGTTCGTGGATTCCGACGGCTGTCTGGTTCGGTATCCTACTGGCAGTGGCGTCTTTGAGGGGCCTGACATCTACGATGCGTTCGAGCCAGACGACATGTGCATTGACGCTCGCCTCATCTGGGCAAATGGCACCGTCTATGGCGGCCACAACCTCATTCCGCTCGCATCAGACGTGGACTGGTTCTACTTCAGGGGCGAGGCTTATATTGATTACACGATTACGATAGCGCCCGCGACAGACTCGTCAGTCGTGGTCGAGATATACGAGAGCGACTGCACGACTGGGCCGCTTGAGACCGGCGATTCGACTGCGCCGTTCGTGTTCACACCTGATGAGGGCGCCTATTACTTCCTCAGACTGCTGGACCAAGGCTCGAGCACAGCAAGCGGCGGAGCATACTCGCTGAGCATTTCAGGCAACCAGTGGCCGATGATGGGGCACCTCTACACCAGGGTCGCAACCATCTCGGCGATCGGTCCGCAGGGCTATTGCGATGTGTTGACCTATTCGACTGGCCCGACAATCGCCTCGAGTCCGGCCGTTGACCCGGCGGGGAATCTCTATTTCGGTGCATCATACGGCCGGCTGGTGTCGCTCGATCCCTCGTTCAATGAGCGTTGGGTCTTTGAGTCTGGGGATTCGGAGCCAGTGATGGTCTCGCCAGCGCTCTCGCCTGACGGCTCGGCAGTCTATTTCGGCGCCCAGGACGGCTACTTCTACGCTGTGAACACAGCGACAGGAGCCATGGATTGGGACTTTGGCGCCGGCGCGGAGATACTGTCTTCGCCCGTTGTCGATCCTGATGGCAACGTCTATTTCGCGTGTTACGACGGCGTGGTCTATTCGCTTAACGCTGCGGGAGGTTCTAGATGGTCAACTTCCGTAAGCTGTTCGTTCCTGAACTCATCACCAACGCTGTCGCACACCGGCGTTCTCTACATTGGCTCAACCGAAGGGATACTATATGCGCTTGCAACAAGCGATGGCGACATCAACTGGAGCTACGACGTGAGCTACCCAGTTCGCTCGACGCCGACCGTTGACGGGGACGGGAATGTCTATTTCGGTGCTGATGACGGTAATCTTTACTGCCTGAACCCCGGCGGGATGCTCAGGTGGACTTTCGAGACACAGGGTGCGATCGAGGGGCACGGGGCACTTGGTGAGACGGGAAGATACTACTTCGGCTCGACCGATGGCGTCTTTTACGCGCTTGACTGCACGGCAACCGTGGCCGTTGTCGGCTGGTCGAGAGATGTAGGAGGCGCAGTCTTAGGGCCGGCCGTTGATGGTAAGGGAACCGTGTTTTTTGGCTCCGCCTCGGGCATGTTATACTCATCGACGGCAGTCGGTGTTCTGAGTTGGTCTCACGACGTAGGTTCGCCGATCACGTCGTCGCTCGCGATTGGCCAGGACCACCAGCTGTTCTTCGTGGCGGGTTACAACACTGTCTATGGGGTGCACTGCGACAACGTTGATCCAGCGCTGAGCTTTCCAGGCGTGTCGCCAACGATGGGCATGTTCGGAGAGATGTTCACCTATTCCGTCTATTATTCGGATGTGAACGGCGATGACGCATCCAAGCACTTCGTGGTGATAGATGGTCAGCCCATTATTATGAGTTATCAGACAACCACGGGCGGCTACATATATAGAACCGAGTCGATGGTTGTCGGCGCGCACACCTACTACTTCTATTTCGAGGACGGTTATGGCGGCAAGGCGCGCGCTCCTGATACTGGTGTGTACTATGGGCCGATTGTTGACGATGCACGACCGAGATCGCAGTGTTCGAGCCCCATCGGAACGAATCAGCCGATGATCGAGGTCGATTTCGTGGCCGCAGATGACGGAAGCGGCGTCAGCTCCACGAGCCTTTACTACGCGTTCAGTGCGGACGGCGGTAATTGGCCCTCGATCGGCGATGCGACCGACACGGGGCAGTCGCTTGTTGGTGACACGGGGACCTTCGTGTTCGTGCCGCCAGACGGTGCGGGTTACTATGCATTCTACACCGTGGCGACCGACAGGGCGGGCTTTGTTGAGGACACACCGCTTTACTACTACGACACGATAACTCTTTACGATCCCGATCCTCCCGAATCCGAAGTAGTGAACCTTCCGGGTGCGTTCGGAAGCACGCCGTTCGACGTTACCTTCCGGGTTCGGGACAACTTCTCCAATACGTTTACCATCAGGCTTTATTACAGATACGACAACGGCAACTGGGTCGATTCTGGGCTCGACACGTTCACGATATCGGGTTTCGACCCTGGGTCTGCCTACTGGAACGGCAGCTTCCAGTTCGACGCAACCTATGGCCAGGGCCGCTACGAGTTCTTCACGGTCGCGAGCGATGAGATGGGCAATACGCAGGATTACGCTGCCGCGATGGCTCTGTCCAAGTTCACGTATTATGATGTCATCACGCCCGAATCGAAGGCGAGCTGCCAAGCCTATACCAGGACGTTGCCGATATCCGCGACGTTCACCGCAAACGATGACCTGTCCGGCGTTGAGGGTCTCACCGTCTATTATCGATATAAGGGCGAGACGGATTGGACAGAGGCGACCGAGTTCGACCTCGGCGGGCCCTGGCAGTCGATCTCGGGGTCTTTCACGTTCAATCCGGCTATTACGGGCGGCTATTATGGTGAGGGCACCTACAGCTTCTACACTACCGCCCGAGACGCCGCCCAAAACAGCGAGCCGATGCCTCAGGCAGACAACGATCCAGACTGCGCTATCGTCTATGATGCCACCGCGCCGAGGTCGCACACATCGGCCTCGGGCCTTTACACCGGCGGGACGATTCCGGTCGCTTTCTACGGATCGGACAACGTGGCAGGGCTTTCCGAGGTTCGCCTGTTCTACAACCACGGGGGCGACGCTTACGTCAGGAGCACCTACGTCTCCTCGGACGATGTGGGCGTATTTGACTTCACGCCGGCCAACGGTGACGGCGCCTATCACTTCTATACGATAGCTACCGACAAATGTGGCAACGTCGAGGCGCCTCCTATTACATTTGATTCGATGATAACGTTGGACAGCTTGCCGCCGACATCCTACTCCTATTGCTCGGGGAACAGTTTTATGGTGCCGATCCCCGTCTATTTCAGTGCGAGCGACGTGGTGAGTGCTGTTACGAATGTGGCGCTTTGGTTCAGATTTGGGGACGGCGCTTGGGTCGATTCTGGCATGTCTATGGAGGGGACGAGCGGGATGTTCGAGTTTGTGCCGTTTTTTGGTCGGGGGCGCTACGAGTTCCAGACTATATCGACGGATGCAGTCGGGCATACCGAGGCGTTCAAGGACGAGGCGGACTGCTACACGGACCTGATCTATGGCAAGCCGAGCTCTCGAGGTTCGTGTGACCCATATACGAACGAATCGCCGATAGTAGTGAGCTATTCGACCAGCCCGAACGCGGCTTCCATACGCCTCATTTACCTGTATCAGTACAATGATGACTGGGAGGACGCTACTGTTGCGACTGTGGGAACGCCCTATACTCTGGAGTTCGAGCCGAAGGAGGGCGAGGGAACATACTGGTTCAGACTGCTTGCCAGCGATGCTTCGGGCGACGAGGAGGGCATCAAGAGCATAGACTGCCAGACGATATATGACGTTAGCATTCCAGAGTCGTCTTGCGCGGCTCCGGAGGCCACGTGGAAGCACTATGTAGATATACAGTTCACGACGGATGACCTCTGGAGCGGGGTTGACATAGTCGATCTGTGGTATAGATACGAAGACCCGAGCGACGCGACGCGAGACGTCGGTTGGACGAAGACGGCCCAGAAGCAGACCGCCGAGTCGGGGACCTTCAGGTTTGTCTTTATGCACGGCCTAGGTATCTATCGTTTTTATACCCAGGCGACTGACAGGGCGGGCAACCTGGAGCCTACGCCGCTGACACCGAAGGCGACTGTTCGATACGAGATCGGCGCTCCCACATCGCGGTGTTGGGTTGAGACGAGGCCGTATTCGACGCATATTACAAATGAGAAGGACGCCCCGATTGAGGTCCTGTTCGAGGCGAGCGACGCGAATGGCAACTCCAGCGGCATTCGAGAGGTCAAGCTGTACTATGCATATCTGATGACGCCGCCGGACCCGATCGACGATTGGACGGCAGACAGCATAGAGTGGCGCTACACCGGCCAGGCTGTTGCACCGGATGCGGGCAGCATTTTCTTCTATCCGCAGGACGGCAACGGGTTTTACGGATTCTACACCCAGGCGGTTGACTTTGCGGGCAACGAGCAGGAGCGGCCGCTCCTGAAGTTCGATGTGCCGCTCGGTGTGCCATTCTGGGATGCTTATGTTACGTATGACGTGATAGCGCCGGTCTCCGAGTGTGCGACGGCGCAGGGCGCGGTAGATAGCGGCTCGATCGTTATTACATATCAGGCGGACGACGATCCGTTCCTGTCAGATTCATGGCCGGAGCTCGATTATGACACATCGGGGATAGCGATTGTCAGGCTCTGGTATAACTTCAACGGTGGTGGCTGGACCGAATGCCTCGACCCGAGTTACTGGGGTTACGGCAAGCAGGGCACCTTCTACTTTGTGCCGCCTTTGGGCGATGGGACGTACGGCTTCTGCACCGTGGCCGAAGATGTTGCGGGCAACGCGGAGAACCTACCGCAGACGCCGGACTGCTCTGTGCTTTACGGCGAGTTCGCGCCTCAGATTGATTTCTCTGCCACGAGCCACGATTTTGGCGTTCTTTCAATCGGGGCAAGTGCTGATTGGCAGCTGCGCGTGTTCAACGTGGGCACAGCGGACCTCGTTGTCACCAATATGTTCGTTGACAATCCTGACACGTTCTCGGTCAGCCCGACAAGCATGGTTATTGCGGCTGGCGACTGGGGGAACGTGACGGTGAGCTTCGAGCCCTGGGCAACGGGTGTTACCGAGGCAACGCTGACGATCGCGTGCAACGATGACAACTCGAGGACCAACACCATCAGCCTGACAGGCACAGGTGTTGCGCCGCTCGGGCCGACTCTGGTTCTTAGGACACCGGCACGGGTTGTGAGGCCGGGCGAGGAGCTCCAGATGTCGATCGGGCTGGCGGGCATCTACGAGGAACTGGACGCGGACCTGTATGTTGCGGTCCAGTTGCCTACCGGCGAGCTTCTTTACTATCCTAGCTGGTCATTCGAGCCGTCTGGTCTTTCGGTGTCGCTGCCGGCTGGTTTCAACCTGGCTCCCACACCGTTCCTTCGGATGCAATACACTGAGGGCTCGCTGCCGAGGGGCGAATATAAGCTCTTCGCAGGGCTTGTGGAGCCGGGGACACAGTTTGAGCTCATAAGTTCTATCGCAGAGGCCAGTTGGGTTCTGTATTAG